In Pseudomonadota bacterium, the following are encoded in one genomic region:
- a CDS encoding ATP-binding protein: protein MASEPAFASIGSATNTIDVRLSYRIIELFSEGLYASSNKAVEELVANSFDAGAQRAQVLLSPNLHEQSATIVVIDDGEGMDVPGLKQHWLIGISNKRRLSALPQNRQQIGKFGIGKLATYVLANRLTHLSKRGGRYHSTSMDFNAIDKRVDKEIEPKRPVRMALRELTEQEAKQAVKSWTDTPAFKASGMKLFGTGVPPSWTVAVMSTLKPKVHEIKPGILEWVLRTALSLRPDFGIWLNGTKLVPSKQGKGLLRTWILGKDMIQLPKPSPKGVSASEDSNVPMSSEHRHGIDVPGLGRITGYTEAYKDLLTGKSDELGRSYGFFVYVYGRLVNVVDGHFGISPDELRHGTFGRFRLVVHIDALDQELRSNREAISEGPLLATAQDVLRAIFNAVRPTLEKHDEGEEPGAKLGRHLAASPGSLSRRPILDLARAVVEGRAKSRFLIVPEHKSSAERNAFLTSLEQRTTDGEEFVTGLTIDYNGSPEDGIARYDTATGVLRINAWHPFVATFHDEFASKGVGQPLELFAMAEVLAESHLHTIGVKSDHIEGFLSLRDQLLRTLASGSGRQSAFALSLALRNARNNPDALEDRLCAAFRSLGFEVTPIGGKGKPDGVATALLSADGDGTPRQYAVSLEAKSKEKDHGKVAAGTVKVSAIVRQREDYRCQHALVVGRAFPTSKGDASALAKEIDDDRKKTNAIGEPKTITLITIDDLATLVRLRPVKQIGLLKLRKLFQQCKLPKDSANWVASVKAKAVKKPPYKRIVTTIEGLQKKFKRASVKYAALRVELSHLSPAIEYETDDELIDLCKAMAQMAPGAMFATSASVELDQSAENVIAAIDATTKDYPAEEL from the coding sequence ATGGCCAGCGAGCCCGCCTTCGCATCGATCGGTAGTGCAACTAACACAATCGACGTCCGTCTGAGCTACCGGATCATCGAACTGTTTTCCGAAGGCCTGTACGCGAGCTCGAACAAAGCGGTCGAGGAACTCGTCGCCAACTCCTTTGACGCAGGCGCCCAGCGTGCACAAGTCCTGCTTTCCCCCAACCTCCACGAGCAATCCGCCACCATCGTCGTCATCGACGACGGCGAGGGCATGGACGTTCCCGGACTCAAGCAGCACTGGCTGATCGGCATCAGCAACAAACGCCGGCTGAGCGCGTTGCCGCAGAATCGCCAGCAGATTGGAAAGTTTGGTATCGGAAAGCTCGCCACGTACGTTTTGGCGAATCGCCTGACGCACCTCAGTAAACGTGGAGGCAGGTACCACTCCACGTCGATGGACTTCAACGCGATCGACAAGAGAGTCGATAAGGAAATCGAGCCGAAACGTCCGGTCAGGATGGCGTTGCGCGAACTGACCGAGCAGGAGGCGAAGCAAGCGGTAAAGTCTTGGACCGACACACCGGCGTTCAAGGCGAGCGGGATGAAGTTGTTTGGTACGGGAGTGCCGCCGTCATGGACTGTGGCGGTTATGTCGACGCTCAAGCCGAAGGTTCACGAAATCAAGCCGGGAATTCTTGAGTGGGTGTTGCGGACAGCGCTATCTCTGCGACCGGACTTCGGTATCTGGCTAAACGGCACCAAGCTCGTTCCGAGCAAACAAGGAAAAGGTCTGCTCAGGACCTGGATTCTCGGCAAAGACATGATCCAGTTGCCGAAGCCGAGTCCGAAAGGGGTGTCGGCGTCTGAGGACTCGAACGTGCCGATGTCGAGCGAACATCGTCACGGGATCGACGTACCTGGCTTGGGCCGAATTACGGGATACACCGAAGCTTACAAGGATCTTCTCACCGGCAAGTCGGACGAACTCGGGCGAAGTTACGGCTTCTTCGTTTACGTCTATGGCCGCCTCGTCAATGTCGTCGATGGGCATTTTGGGATCTCGCCGGACGAACTCCGACACGGCACTTTCGGCCGATTCCGTCTCGTCGTCCACATCGACGCGCTCGACCAGGAACTCCGATCGAATCGAGAGGCGATCAGCGAAGGCCCGTTGCTCGCCACAGCCCAAGACGTTCTGCGGGCCATCTTCAACGCGGTACGGCCGACCCTGGAAAAACACGACGAAGGCGAGGAGCCGGGTGCCAAGCTGGGGCGCCATCTCGCCGCGAGCCCCGGAAGTCTTTCGCGGCGCCCGATTCTCGATCTCGCGCGCGCCGTGGTCGAGGGCAGGGCAAAGTCGCGCTTCCTGATCGTTCCTGAGCACAAATCGAGCGCCGAGCGGAACGCGTTTCTTACATCCCTCGAACAGCGGACGACGGATGGTGAGGAGTTCGTAACCGGACTCACCATCGACTACAACGGGTCTCCGGAGGATGGGATCGCCCGATACGACACGGCAACAGGCGTCTTACGGATTAACGCGTGGCACCCGTTCGTAGCAACCTTCCATGACGAGTTTGCAAGCAAGGGCGTCGGCCAACCCCTCGAACTATTTGCGATGGCGGAGGTCCTCGCCGAATCCCATCTTCACACTATCGGCGTGAAATCTGACCACATCGAGGGTTTCCTTTCACTTCGTGACCAGTTGCTAAGGACTCTCGCCAGCGGCTCAGGACGACAGAGTGCCTTCGCGCTTTCCTTAGCCCTGCGGAACGCTAGGAATAACCCCGATGCACTAGAAGACAGGCTGTGTGCGGCCTTCAGGAGCTTGGGATTTGAGGTGACACCGATAGGCGGAAAAGGCAAACCCGATGGCGTCGCAACGGCGTTGTTGTCGGCGGACGGCGACGGCACGCCACGGCAGTACGCGGTGAGTCTTGAGGCCAAGAGCAAAGAGAAGGACCATGGAAAAGTGGCCGCCGGGACAGTGAAGGTTTCTGCGATTGTTCGTCAGCGGGAAGACTATCGATGCCAGCATGCGCTCGTGGTCGGGCGCGCCTTCCCAACTTCGAAGGGAGACGCATCGGCTCTTGCGAAGGAAATCGACGACGACCGCAAGAAGACAAATGCCATCGGTGAACCGAAGACGATAACGCTGATTACGATCGATGACCTGGCTACGCTCGTTCGCCTTCGTCCGGTAAAGCAGATAGGGCTTCTCAAATTGCGAAAGCTGTTTCAACAGTGCAAGCTGCCTAAAGACAGCGCCAATTGGGTTGCTTCGGTCAAGGCAAAAGCGGTAAAGAAACCGCCCTACAAACGCATCGTTACGACAATCGAAGGCTTGCAGAAGAAATTCAAGCGGGCTTCAGTGAAATACGCCGCGCTGCGAGTTGAGCTGTCGCACTTGAGTCCTGCAATTGAGTACGAAACCGACGATGAGCTGATCGACCTGTGCAAGGCAATGGCCCAGATGGCCCCCGGAGCGATGTTCGCTACCTCAGCAAGCGTCGAACTAGACCAGAGCGCTGAGAACGTCATCGCGGCGATTGACGCGACGACCAAAGATTATCCAGCTGAAGAGTTGTAA